One segment of Hemicordylus capensis ecotype Gifberg chromosome 8, rHemCap1.1.pri, whole genome shotgun sequence DNA contains the following:
- the POLR3D gene encoding DNA-directed RNA polymerase III subunit RPC4 isoform X2: MSDRSSGNDPGNSSGIRPTLTAARGLIGRRTTAPITPGRLPSIRSRDLTLGGVKKKTFAPNIISRKIKEEPKEDVSVKEKKERDRDRQRDSHGRGRGRPEVIQSHSIFEQGPAEMMKKKGTWDKTVDMSDFGPSHIINIKKEKRETDEETKQILRMLEKDDFLDDPGLKNDIRNKPVQLPLAHSGWLFKEDGDEQEDTKPLSSSTKEEEMEVDVSSVKVKEEPHDEEEPLPALQPAHAKAPPPFPQDLSVAELLQRLSLCKEDELLFLQLPDTLPGQPPTQDTKPIKAEVQTEDGQVMMIKQEKNQEAKEAENICTLGDLSEGQVGKLLIRKSGKVQLVLGRVTLDMTTGTPCSFLQGRIWIKHWIWGLACSFGPRKVK, from the exons ATGTCAGACAGGAGTTCAGGCAATGATCCTGGGAACTCCAGTGGCATCCGGCCCACTCTCACTGCTGCACGAGGACTGATAGGGAGGAGAACCACTGCCCCAATTACCCCAGGCCGCCTGCCCTCCATCCGCTCCCGGGATCTTACCCTTGGTGGAGTAAAGAAG aaaaccTTTGCCCCCAACATAATTAGCAGGAAGATCAAAGAAGA ACCAAAAGAGGATGTTTCTGTCAAAGAAAAGAAGGAGCGTGATCGAGACCGGCAGAGAGACAGCCATGGACGAGGCAGAGGGAGACCAGAGGTCATCCAGTCCCACTCCATCTTTGAGCAAGGGCCGGCAGAAATGATGAAGAAGAAAG GCACCTGGGATAAGACTGTGGACATGTCTGACTTTGGCCCATCTCACATCATCAACataaagaaggaaaagagagagacagatgAGGAGACCAAGCAGATCCTGCGCATGCTGGAGAAGGATGAT TTCCTTGATGACCCAGGCTTGAAAAATGACATCCGGAACAAACCAGTTCAGCTGCCTTTGGCCCATTCTGGTTGGCTTTTCAAGGAGGATGGTGATGAGCAAGAAGACACCAAGCCTCTGAGCTCCAGCACCAAGGAAGAGGAGATGGAAGTCGATGTATCTTCAGTGAAAG TGAAAGAGGAACCCCACGATGAAGAGGAGCCCTTGCCTGCCCTCCAGCCAGCTCATGCCAAGGCacctcctccctttccccaagACCTGTCGGTGGCCGAGCTGCTGCAAAGGCTGAGCCTCTGCAAGGAGGATGAGCTGCTTTTTCTCCAGCTGCCAGATACGCTGCCAGGGCAGCCGCCCACCCAAGACACCAAGCCCATCAAGGCAGAGGTGCAAACGGAGGACGGGCAGGTGATGATGATCAAGCAAGAAAAGAATCAG GAAGCCAAGGAGGCCGAGAACATCTGCACCTTGGGGGACCTGTCAGAAGGGCAGGTGGGGAAACTGCTGATCCGCAAGTCCGGGAAGGTGCAGCTTGTCCTGGGCAGAGTGACCCTAGACATGACCACGGGAACCCCTTGCTCCTTCCTCCAG GGAAGAATCTGGATCAAACACTGGATTTGGGGGCTGGCCTGTAGTTTTGGGCCAAGGAAAGTCAAATAG
- the POLR3D gene encoding DNA-directed RNA polymerase III subunit RPC4 isoform X1 produces MSDRSSGNDPGNSSGIRPTLTAARGLIGRRTTAPITPGRLPSIRSRDLTLGGVKKKTFAPNIISRKIKEEPKEDVSVKEKKERDRDRQRDSHGRGRGRPEVIQSHSIFEQGPAEMMKKKGTWDKTVDMSDFGPSHIINIKKEKRETDEETKQILRMLEKDDFLDDPGLKNDIRNKPVQLPLAHSGWLFKEDGDEQEDTKPLSSSTKEEEMEVDVSSVKVKEEPHDEEEPLPALQPAHAKAPPPFPQDLSVAELLQRLSLCKEDELLFLQLPDTLPGQPPTQDTKPIKAEVQTEDGQVMMIKQEKNQEAKEAENICTLGDLSEGQVGKLLIRKSGKVQLVLGRVTLDMTTGTPCSFLQELVSVGIGDNRSGEMIVLGHVKHKLVCAPDFESLLEHKHR; encoded by the exons ATGTCAGACAGGAGTTCAGGCAATGATCCTGGGAACTCCAGTGGCATCCGGCCCACTCTCACTGCTGCACGAGGACTGATAGGGAGGAGAACCACTGCCCCAATTACCCCAGGCCGCCTGCCCTCCATCCGCTCCCGGGATCTTACCCTTGGTGGAGTAAAGAAG aaaaccTTTGCCCCCAACATAATTAGCAGGAAGATCAAAGAAGA ACCAAAAGAGGATGTTTCTGTCAAAGAAAAGAAGGAGCGTGATCGAGACCGGCAGAGAGACAGCCATGGACGAGGCAGAGGGAGACCAGAGGTCATCCAGTCCCACTCCATCTTTGAGCAAGGGCCGGCAGAAATGATGAAGAAGAAAG GCACCTGGGATAAGACTGTGGACATGTCTGACTTTGGCCCATCTCACATCATCAACataaagaaggaaaagagagagacagatgAGGAGACCAAGCAGATCCTGCGCATGCTGGAGAAGGATGAT TTCCTTGATGACCCAGGCTTGAAAAATGACATCCGGAACAAACCAGTTCAGCTGCCTTTGGCCCATTCTGGTTGGCTTTTCAAGGAGGATGGTGATGAGCAAGAAGACACCAAGCCTCTGAGCTCCAGCACCAAGGAAGAGGAGATGGAAGTCGATGTATCTTCAGTGAAAG TGAAAGAGGAACCCCACGATGAAGAGGAGCCCTTGCCTGCCCTCCAGCCAGCTCATGCCAAGGCacctcctccctttccccaagACCTGTCGGTGGCCGAGCTGCTGCAAAGGCTGAGCCTCTGCAAGGAGGATGAGCTGCTTTTTCTCCAGCTGCCAGATACGCTGCCAGGGCAGCCGCCCACCCAAGACACCAAGCCCATCAAGGCAGAGGTGCAAACGGAGGACGGGCAGGTGATGATGATCAAGCAAGAAAAGAATCAG GAAGCCAAGGAGGCCGAGAACATCTGCACCTTGGGGGACCTGTCAGAAGGGCAGGTGGGGAAACTGCTGATCCGCAAGTCCGGGAAGGTGCAGCTTGTCCTGGGCAGAGTGACCCTAGACATGACCACGGGAACCCCTTGCTCCTTCCTCCAG GAACTGGTGTCAGTGGGCATCGGAGACAATAGGAGTGGTGAGATGATTGTCCTCGGACACGTGAAGCACAAGCTGGTCTGTGCCCCAGATTTTGAGTCCCTGCTGGAGCATAAGCATCGATAG